CATGGGCATCGCGCTGCTGTCCGAAGCGACGGTGCGCAGCTGCCTCGACGACGGTACGCTGGTGCGCGTGCTGCCCGACTACCGCTTCGCGGTGCGGCAGTTCTCCAACGGCATCTACGCGGTGTTCCGCAAGAGCCGCACGCTGCCGCTCAAGGTGCGGGCCTTCGTCGACTACGTGGCCGAGGCGCTGCGCGAGCGCGGCGCGCCGCCCTGATCAGTCCGCGAAGCGGTGCGCCGGCAGACCCGGCGCCGGCAGCCCCCGCAGCTCGAACAGCGCGCCGTCCTGTGGTGCGCTGCCCGTGAGGTTGGTGCTCTTCGAGATCGAGGTCAGGTAGACGCGGTCGAGTTCCGGGCCGCCGAAGCACAGGCTGGTCGGGTACGTCGCGGGCAGGTCGATGCTGCGCTCGACGCTGCCGTCGGGCGCGAAGCGCGCCATCTTCGCGGCGCGCGGCAGCACGCTCCAGACGAAGCCCTCGGCATCCACGGTGGCGCCGTCGGGGCCCGAGGCGAAGTGCTCGGTCCGCGCGAAGACGCGGCGGTTGGCGAGCGGGCCCTCGGGGTCGTAGTCATAGGCCCAGATGGTGCGCAGCGGACTGTCGGCCACATAGAGCGTGCGGCCGTCGAGGCTGAAGCAGGGGCCGTTGGCGAGCGCAAAGCCGTCGGCGAGCCGCTCCACGCGGCCGCCGGGGCGCAGGCGGTAGAGGGCGCCGAGG
This region of Variovorax sp. TBS-050B genomic DNA includes:
- a CDS encoding SMP-30/gluconolactonase/LRE family protein produces the protein MNDKAAIRILGETRDLLGESPCWDARGGGTLCWIDALAGTLHRLRPDDGAAERHRLPAPVGSIARCESGAVLVALRHGFARYDFETRRLETIASIDTAHPEVRLNDGKCDPWGNFIAGTLHGHRQDGEPVLGALYRLRPGGRVERLADGFALANGPCFSLDGRTLYVADSPLRTIWAYDYDPEGPLANRRVFARTEHFASGPDGATVDAEGFVWSVLPRAAKMARFAPDGSVERSIDLPATYPTSLCFGGPELDRVYLTSISKSTNLTGSAPQDGALFELRGLPAPGLPAHRFAD